In Prochlorococcus marinus XMU1404, the following proteins share a genomic window:
- a CDS encoding lipoyl protein ligase domain-containing protein, which translates to MGIENQALIFSTNNLSGFDQMAFDLNSLDQTIFKAEIILTLRFYYWTGDWISIGYHQKEIPPHWEKLLSNGEINIVRRPSGGGAVLHSGGITYALTFKKSYYKFLSYEMVNNWLMKSFRELGLNLQNGSLRKSRIKTNCFGTSLISDLVDQDGFKRIGSAQYRKKNGFLQHGEIQTNPSKDLWFKLFKEEAPPKVNLDLTNDEIVQHLTNSFLANNSNLNFKKLP; encoded by the coding sequence TTGGGAATAGAAAATCAAGCTTTAATTTTTTCGACAAATAATTTATCTGGTTTTGATCAAATGGCTTTCGATTTAAATTCTTTAGATCAGACTATTTTTAAAGCTGAAATAATACTCACATTGAGGTTCTACTATTGGACTGGGGATTGGATTTCAATTGGTTATCACCAAAAGGAAATTCCTCCTCATTGGGAAAAATTATTATCAAATGGAGAAATTAACATTGTCAGACGTCCTTCTGGAGGGGGGGCCGTTTTGCATTCAGGAGGCATAACATATGCATTAACATTTAAAAAGTCTTACTATAAATTCCTAAGTTATGAAATGGTAAATAATTGGTTAATGAAAAGTTTCAGAGAATTAGGTCTAAATTTACAAAATGGTAGTTTAAGAAAATCACGCATTAAAACAAATTGTTTTGGAACTTCATTAATTTCTGATTTAGTTGATCAAGATGGGTTTAAGAGGATAGGTAGTGCCCAATATCGTAAAAAAAATGGATTCCTTCAACATGGAGAAATTCAAACAAATCCTTCAAAAGATTTGTGGTTCAAATTATTTAAAGAAGAAGCTCCACCAAAAGTAAATCTAGACCTCACAAATGATGAAATTGTTCAACATTTAACAAATTCATTCTTAGCTAATAATTCAAATCTAAATTTTAAAAAATTACCATAG
- the psaM gene encoding photosystem I reaction center subunit XII: protein MEPTQTINLIALSLIVVMHAGVLALRLGISLGRN, encoded by the coding sequence ATGGAGCCAACTCAAACAATAAATTTAATTGCATTAAGCCTCATAGTAGTTATGCATGCAGGAGTTTTAGCGTTAAGGCTAGGGATTAGTTTGGGTAGAAATTAA
- a CDS encoding site-2 protease family protein has product MRSWQIFKIWGIPFKIHPYWFAILFLFSWSISNQVNLTSSDIYNTKEAWIIGFLSSFFLLTSIISHEILHTFVSLNQGVKIKKITFYFLGAILQIDKYCQTALGNIKIAIVRPLLCFVTASILLLISSNSTSQEIISIDIISRVGILNLFLGFLNLLPIGSLDGGNLLKSIIWHFSGSKNKGRNFLNKVNLSLSFLVLIFGIICLFKFNFYYGFILSFLGLFGVNSSKSESQFFKIENILKFSKVSELKLKPLRKIEFDSNFKELNSLIKNKKDASDKYFFVTNNGRWTGFVDEKILKTVSLKKWEQNFVGDFKKPIDSLVNVYSNDKLWQTIERLEETSEGFILVLNSADMPLGIIDRSKIGNFVLNKLGFNLPSEIVNKFNDNNKYPLGIELPRIVYAMKQKGDL; this is encoded by the coding sequence AACTTCAAGTGATATCTACAATACTAAAGAAGCTTGGATTATAGGATTTTTAAGTTCTTTTTTCTTGTTAACATCTATTATCTCTCATGAGATTTTGCATACTTTTGTTTCTTTAAATCAGGGTGTAAAAATAAAAAAAATTACTTTTTATTTTCTTGGGGCAATTTTACAAATAGATAAGTATTGTCAAACTGCTTTAGGTAATATAAAAATCGCAATTGTTAGACCTCTATTATGTTTTGTTACAGCATCTATCCTACTTTTAATTAGTAGCAACAGTACATCTCAAGAAATAATATCCATTGATATAATCTCTAGAGTAGGTATATTAAATTTATTCTTAGGCTTCTTAAATTTGCTTCCAATTGGTTCTTTAGATGGAGGAAATTTATTAAAAAGTATTATTTGGCATTTCTCTGGGAGTAAAAACAAAGGGAGAAATTTCCTAAATAAAGTAAATTTATCTTTATCTTTTTTAGTTCTAATATTTGGGATAATTTGTTTATTTAAATTTAACTTTTACTATGGTTTTATCCTTTCTTTTTTAGGTTTGTTTGGAGTTAATTCTTCAAAGTCTGAAAGTCAATTTTTTAAAATTGAAAATATACTTAAATTTAGTAAAGTTTCCGAACTTAAATTAAAGCCATTGAGAAAAATTGAATTCGATTCTAATTTCAAAGAATTAAACTCATTAATAAAAAATAAAAAGGACGCGTCAGATAAATATTTTTTTGTTACGAATAATGGTAGATGGACTGGTTTTGTTGATGAAAAAATTTTAAAAACTGTCTCCTTAAAAAAATGGGAACAGAACTTTGTTGGAGATTTTAAGAAACCAATCGATAGTCTTGTAAATGTTTACAGTAACGATAAATTATGGCAAACCATAGAAAGACTTGAAGAAACAAGTGAAGGTTTTATATTGGTTCTCAATTCTGCAGATATGCCTTTAGGGATAATTGATAGATCTAAAATTGGAAACTTTGTATTGAATAAATTAGGGTTTAATTTGCCTTCAGAGATTGTAAATAAATTTAATGATAATAATAAGTATCCTTTGGGAATTGAATTGCCAAGAATAGTTTATGCAATGAAGCAGAAAGGAGATCTTTAA